A DNA window from uncultured Methanoregula sp. contains the following coding sequences:
- a CDS encoding flavodoxin family protein, translating into MKILAFNGSPRKKWNTATLLEHALDGARDEGAKTRLIHLYDLDYKGCTSCFACKRINGKSYGHCAVKDDLKPIFEQIEKADAILIGSPIYLGITTGETRSFLERLIYQYLVYDNERSTLFPRKIRTGFIYTAGATDEMVQEIGFDRNAKGTEMTMERIFGSCESFFVTDTYQFSDYSKYVAPRFNEAEKKKRQNEQFPADCQKAYALGARLVKKDS; encoded by the coding sequence ATGAAGATCCTTGCTTTCAACGGAAGTCCCCGGAAAAAATGGAACACGGCAACACTCCTTGAACATGCCCTGGACGGAGCCCGGGACGAAGGGGCGAAGACCCGGCTGATTCATCTTTACGACCTGGATTACAAGGGCTGCACAAGCTGCTTTGCCTGCAAGCGGATCAACGGGAAGAGTTACGGGCATTGTGCGGTGAAGGATGATCTCAAGCCCATATTTGAACAGATAGAGAAGGCCGATGCGATCCTGATCGGCTCCCCCATCTATCTCGGGATCACGACCGGGGAGACACGGTCCTTCCTTGAACGGCTCATCTACCAGTACCTGGTCTACGACAATGAGCGCTCAACGCTCTTTCCACGGAAGATCCGGACCGGCTTCATCTACACAGCTGGCGCAACGGACGAGATGGTGCAGGAGATCGGTTTTGACCGGAACGCGAAAGGAACCGAGATGACAATGGAGCGGATCTTCGGCTCGTGCGAGTCGTTCTTCGTAACCGACACCTACCAGTTTTCCGATTATTCAAAATATGTTGCACCCCGGTTCAACGAGGCTGAGAAGAAAAAACGCCAAAATGAACAGTTCCCGGCTGACTGCCAAAAGGCGTACGCGCTTGGGGCACGGCTGGTAAAGAAGGACTCATAA
- a CDS encoding BMP family ABC transporter substrate-binding protein has protein sequence MKPGLNAILLAIILALMLVVSGCTQRSFTPVPVVYIVYGSEKGDLSYTDAAYRGLAAVQNETPIVIHEFVPRDFETLPDLLNSTKKAEQPGLIITVGFQYADFTRNLAEAHPDIRFLAIDQAGIGSDNLRSYEITSYGDSYLAGALAASASRTGHAGIIAGMQSDVLDQFLAGYAAGARSVNASIIIDQAYVRQNSTAGFADPVEAGRIADGMYRNGTDVIFTCAGYSNTGVFAAAANRNGWYVIGTDSDQSPLGPSFVLASAVKRVDRIVYTGVKEHLGGSFIGGNRVVGLADADTGIVYNPRFDSWNATVSAHETRAREEESKYLRARAQQAQK, from the coding sequence ATGAAGCCGGGCCTCAATGCCATCCTGCTTGCTATCATTCTGGCTTTGATGCTCGTCGTATCCGGATGTACCCAGAGATCATTCACACCGGTCCCGGTCGTGTATATCGTGTACGGGTCAGAGAAAGGCGATCTCTCGTATACAGACGCTGCATACCGGGGCCTTGCAGCAGTGCAGAACGAGACCCCGATTGTCATACACGAGTTCGTACCCCGGGATTTCGAAACCTTGCCGGATCTTCTCAACAGTACAAAAAAAGCAGAACAACCGGGACTTATCATAACAGTCGGGTTCCAGTACGCAGACTTCACCCGGAACCTTGCTGAAGCGCACCCGGATATCCGGTTTCTTGCCATCGACCAGGCAGGGATCGGTTCAGATAATCTTCGTTCGTACGAGATAACCTCGTACGGCGACAGTTACCTTGCCGGCGCCCTTGCAGCATCGGCTTCGAGAACCGGCCATGCAGGGATCATTGCCGGGATGCAGTCGGATGTGCTGGACCAGTTCCTGGCAGGGTACGCAGCCGGGGCCCGATCCGTCAATGCATCCATTATCATTGATCAGGCCTATGTCCGGCAGAACTCGACAGCCGGGTTTGCCGACCCGGTGGAGGCAGGCAGGATTGCCGACGGCATGTACCGCAATGGCACTGATGTGATCTTCACGTGCGCCGGGTACTCCAACACGGGGGTATTTGCAGCAGCCGCAAACAGGAACGGCTGGTATGTCATCGGTACAGATTCCGACCAGTCCCCGCTCGGGCCTTCATTCGTGCTTGCGTCTGCTGTAAAACGGGTGGACCGGATCGTGTATACCGGGGTTAAGGAACACCTTGGCGGATCATTTATAGGGGGCAACCGGGTGGTCGGGCTTGCCGATGCGGATACCGGCATCGTTTATAATCCACGGTTTGATTCCTGGAATGCGACCGTCAGTGCACACGAAACCCGGGCACGGGAAGAAGAATCGAAATATCTTCGCGCACGGGCTCAGCAGGCGCAGAAATAA
- a CDS encoding LysE family translocator, whose product MISGNLFGTHDFFIFLISGILLNIVPGQDTLYILGRSLSHGRMAGIVSVLGIGSGCLIHVTAAALGLYAVLTLCPLAFFVITAFGGLYLVWLGISPWLHRHPISAGFVSAPVSAPVNLRVVYRQGLLTNLLNPKVALFFIAFLPQFIDPVSGYGVLSFLFLGCTFMLTGTIWCLILAVSAAAFADALKKSPGIQLGFDVFASLLFIVLGADLLIFHL is encoded by the coding sequence ATGATCTCCGGGAATTTGTTTGGCACCCATGATTTCTTCATCTTTCTCATATCCGGGATTCTGCTCAACATCGTGCCCGGCCAGGATACCCTGTATATTCTCGGGAGAAGTCTTTCCCATGGACGGATGGCAGGTATCGTCTCGGTTCTCGGCATCGGCTCCGGCTGTCTTATCCACGTCACTGCGGCAGCACTGGGGCTCTATGCAGTGCTTACGCTCTGCCCGCTTGCGTTCTTTGTCATAACGGCATTCGGGGGGCTGTATCTTGTCTGGCTGGGCATCAGCCCGTGGCTGCACCGGCACCCGATCTCTGCAGGATTCGTATCCGCACCCGTATCAGCTCCGGTCAACCTCCGGGTCGTGTACCGGCAGGGGCTCCTGACCAATCTCCTGAATCCGAAGGTGGCGCTCTTTTTTATCGCGTTCCTCCCGCAGTTCATCGATCCCGTATCCGGCTACGGCGTCTTATCCTTCCTCTTCCTTGGGTGCACATTCATGCTTACCGGCACGATCTGGTGCCTGATTCTTGCTGTCAGCGCTGCGGCATTTGCCGATGCCTTAAAAAAGAGCCCGGGGATCCAGCTCGGATTTGACGTCTTTGCAAGCCTCCTTTTCATTGTTTTAGGTGCGGATCTGCTCATCTTCCATCTTTGA
- a CDS encoding inorganic phosphate transporter produces the protein MIELALIAVLLALAFTFTNGFQDASSIAATFIASRSATPKMGIILVAAMSFFGAIGGGSAVAFTLTGLLTLPSPSMVVVVLLAAMLTATIWNLITWKFGMPSSSSHSLVGGLIGAGIAAAGTGSIFWGVDELFSPSPELAGFVKILFFFILSVIIGFVGSYLLHRCTTVILRNAERTINRKIIALNWCAAAVMAFSNAANDTQKQLGIIALVLFSAGMSAAPDVPLWARVVCAILIALGTLSGGWRIMSTLGRRIFRIEPLHSFDSQFFSAASVGISTIAGAPVSSTQVITMSVLGVGAAENPRKVKWEVGKHILTAMAVTIPVTMLISGLIYLIISPVLGV, from the coding sequence ATGATCGAACTTGCCCTCATTGCCGTGCTGCTGGCGCTTGCCTTCACGTTTACCAACGGGTTCCAGGATGCCAGTTCGATTGCTGCAACATTCATAGCATCCCGCTCGGCAACGCCGAAGATGGGAATCATCCTTGTTGCAGCAATGTCTTTTTTCGGTGCAATCGGCGGGGGAAGCGCTGTTGCCTTTACGCTGACAGGACTCCTGACGCTCCCCTCCCCGTCCATGGTGGTTGTGGTCCTTCTCGCTGCCATGCTGACGGCAACGATCTGGAATCTCATAACCTGGAAGTTCGGCATGCCCTCCTCCTCCTCCCATTCGCTTGTCGGGGGGCTCATCGGGGCGGGAATTGCGGCTGCCGGTACGGGGAGCATCTTCTGGGGCGTGGATGAACTGTTCAGCCCGTCTCCCGAGCTTGCGGGCTTTGTCAAGATCCTCTTCTTCTTTATCCTCTCGGTCATCATCGGTTTTGTCGGAAGTTACCTTCTGCACCGGTGCACGACCGTTATCCTCCGGAATGCGGAGCGGACGATCAACCGGAAGATCATTGCGCTCAACTGGTGTGCGGCCGCGGTCATGGCCTTCTCGAACGCGGCCAACGATACCCAGAAGCAGCTCGGGATAATTGCTCTTGTCCTCTTCTCGGCGGGCATGTCCGCAGCACCCGATGTTCCTCTCTGGGCCCGGGTAGTCTGCGCCATCCTCATAGCCCTGGGGACGCTCTCGGGGGGATGGCGGATCATGAGCACGCTTGGTCGGAGGATCTTCCGGATTGAACCCCTCCACTCGTTCGATTCCCAGTTCTTCTCTGCTGCATCCGTTGGCATCTCCACAATCGCCGGAGCTCCCGTCTCCTCAACGCAGGTCATCACCATGTCGGTGCTTGGCGTAGGAGCAGCAGAGAACCCTAGGAAAGTGAAGTGGGAGGTGGGAAAGCATATCCTGACCGCAATGGCTGTTACCATTCCGGTCACGATGCTCATCTCCGGGCTCATCTATCTCATCATCTCACCCGTATTGGGAGTGTGA
- a CDS encoding DUF47 family protein encodes MEKKQQTHQQDEKKSLFSAIFPREYDFEGMLAAQADRTVAGVQVLVSWLKACPVCNPRELEQIENEVDIMRHEMEARLIKSFSTPFDRQDIYSISRQMDYILNISKETAKEMYAFGVTPDKPIIEMAENLLSGTECIARGVKAMGVDKAAVETEIHHARDTYNTLEEIYIAGMADLLKTNDPMHALRMLEIYHHMRHAGRAMRETLDILHNAVIDLA; translated from the coding sequence ATGGAAAAAAAGCAACAAACTCATCAGCAGGACGAGAAAAAAAGCCTGTTTTCGGCAATCTTTCCCCGGGAATACGATTTTGAGGGAATGCTTGCCGCGCAGGCCGACCGGACCGTTGCGGGGGTGCAGGTGCTCGTGTCATGGCTCAAAGCCTGCCCGGTCTGCAATCCCCGGGAACTTGAACAGATCGAGAACGAAGTTGACATCATGCGCCACGAGATGGAAGCCCGGCTGATCAAATCGTTCTCCACCCCGTTTGACCGGCAGGATATCTACAGCATCTCCCGGCAGATGGATTATATCCTCAACATCTCAAAGGAGACGGCAAAAGAGATGTATGCATTCGGAGTTACGCCGGACAAACCCATCATCGAGATGGCAGAGAACCTCTTAAGCGGTACGGAATGCATTGCCCGGGGGGTAAAAGCCATGGGCGTGGACAAGGCCGCAGTTGAGACAGAAATCCACCATGCCCGGGATACGTACAATACACTTGAAGAGATCTACATAGCAGGGATGGCGGATCTTCTTAAGACAAACGATCCCATGCATGCACTGCGGATGCTTGAGATCTACCACCACATGCGGCATGCCGGTCGGGCAATGCGGGAGACGCTCGATATCCTGCATAACGCGGTGATCGATCTGGCTTAA
- a CDS encoding multiprotein bridging factor aMBF1, whose protein sequence is MQCEMCGEPIRGAPKLVRVEGAELQVCSKCEKFGTEVQQVRRTDLARPAQVRPGTAKSVPASPSAYRKKDLFDYMEGDIVDDYNERIRRARMEKGLSQKDLAMQMKEKEHLIQKIENRDLIPEENVRKKLEKVLGIQLVDAPADEAEKKVQSKLAPTLGDLTIIRKAKKQ, encoded by the coding sequence ATGCAGTGCGAAATGTGTGGTGAACCTATCCGCGGCGCCCCGAAACTTGTCCGGGTTGAAGGCGCCGAGCTGCAGGTCTGCAGCAAATGCGAGAAATTCGGCACTGAAGTGCAGCAGGTCCGGAGAACCGATCTTGCCCGTCCCGCCCAGGTCCGTCCGGGGACAGCCAAAAGTGTGCCGGCATCTCCATCCGCATACCGGAAGAAGGATCTCTTCGATTACATGGAAGGGGATATTGTCGATGACTACAATGAGCGGATCCGCAGGGCACGGATGGAGAAGGGGCTGTCCCAGAAAGATCTTGCAATGCAGATGAAGGAGAAAGAGCACCTTATCCAGAAGATCGAGAACCGCGACCTGATTCCGGAGGAGAACGTCAGGAAGAAACTCGAGAAAGTGCTGGGTATCCAGCTTGTCGATGCTCCCGCAGACGAGGCGGAGAAGAAAGTGCAGAGCAAGCTCGCCCCCACCCTTGGCGATCTCACCATCATAAGGAAAGCAAAAAAACAATAA